In [Clostridium] cellulosi, one genomic interval encodes:
- a CDS encoding hypothetical protein (High confidence in function and specificity): MHLAIQKEDKTFVALNSGCGILFAKAELSEGRLCGTTKILFNPWVFRMCDGAFGVVALRQSLLPNDKGTKPYESSLEEGKENCVLLFRSKDLISYTELGLVEVAPKGTKIFDVSCEWRDDKYVLTLATDKGNYMCESPDLTHFGGLQQTLEKPERVHIGLWDAAPACKVDVTEEEYQKLIDCLMPLHNVGIDPIEITVPVGEKAVLPEAVLRYNDGSTFKMPVKWDEVDTQKPGDYVVTGRLQQKKWDFPLTGERGDPMAIRYKGKYYYMATDDEHGQLALKIRVADSIDQIASAEDHVIFTAAKSGEFSGCLWAPELHLINDNLYIFFAAGSPDWFTVQSHVMKLIGSDPTNPADWSKPIRCKNKDNDVLNKNGITLDMTVLQDAGNVYAIWAQREIKKTQDSMECGNSDLYIAKIDPEKPWQQISEPVLLKHPVYSWERAHAEVIEGPFVLRHGDDIFVTYAAALIDYTYSVGILRAKSGTDLLNPDSWHVQNYPALHLLSMPDQIGGGHNSFVKDEYGNDILMIHAIPLKHFRSDPTDMRRYPTFRTVHWDAYGNPRLDMSPERELDPRFAEIKAMVHVK; the protein is encoded by the coding sequence ATGCATCTTGCAATTCAAAAGGAAGATAAAACATTTGTAGCGCTGAACAGCGGCTGTGGCATATTGTTTGCCAAAGCTGAGCTCTCAGAGGGAAGACTTTGCGGCACTACAAAAATTTTGTTTAATCCTTGGGTGTTCCGTATGTGCGACGGGGCATTCGGAGTTGTTGCGTTGCGGCAGAGTTTGCTTCCAAATGATAAAGGAACAAAGCCGTACGAGAGCTCTTTGGAAGAAGGAAAAGAAAACTGTGTTTTGCTTTTCCGCTCAAAAGATTTGATTTCCTATACCGAATTAGGGCTGGTTGAAGTCGCTCCAAAAGGCACAAAGATTTTTGATGTATCCTGCGAATGGCGCGACGACAAGTATGTTTTAACGCTGGCAACAGATAAAGGCAATTATATGTGCGAGTCCCCGGATTTGACTCACTTTGGCGGTTTGCAGCAAACCCTCGAAAAGCCTGAACGCGTTCATATTGGTTTGTGGGACGCAGCTCCGGCTTGCAAAGTCGATGTCACTGAAGAAGAATATCAAAAGCTTATTGACTGTTTAATGCCCCTCCATAATGTTGGAATAGATCCAATAGAAATTACTGTACCTGTAGGCGAAAAGGCTGTTTTGCCTGAAGCTGTTTTGCGGTATAACGACGGTTCCACATTCAAAATGCCTGTAAAGTGGGACGAAGTCGACACACAAAAGCCCGGCGACTATGTTGTTACTGGCCGCTTACAGCAGAAAAAATGGGACTTTCCCCTTACGGGCGAGCGCGGCGACCCGATGGCAATACGCTATAAAGGAAAATATTATTACATGGCTACTGACGACGAGCACGGCCAGTTGGCACTGAAAATTAGAGTTGCGGATTCTATTGACCAAATTGCGAGCGCAGAGGATCATGTGATATTTACCGCAGCCAAATCAGGTGAATTTTCAGGATGTCTTTGGGCACCTGAACTGCACTTAATTAATGATAATCTCTATATTTTCTTTGCCGCAGGTTCGCCGGATTGGTTCACAGTTCAATCTCATGTAATGAAATTGATTGGCAGCGATCCCACCAATCCTGCTGACTGGTCAAAGCCCATTCGCTGCAAAAACAAGGACAATGACGTGCTGAACAAAAACGGTATTACACTGGATATGACCGTTTTGCAGGACGCGGGAAATGTTTACGCGATTTGGGCACAGCGAGAAATCAAAAAGACTCAGGATTCGATGGAATGCGGCAATTCAGATTTGTATATTGCCAAAATTGACCCAGAAAAACCCTGGCAGCAAATCAGCGAGCCCGTTTTGCTGAAACATCCGGTTTACAGTTGGGAAAGAGCCCATGCTGAAGTAATCGAAGGGCCATTTGTACTTCGGCACGGAGACGATATATTTGTGACTTATGCTGCAGCTCTTATTGACTACACTTACAGTGTTGGTATCCTCCGGGCAAAGTCAGGAACAGATTTGCTTAATCCAGACTCCTGGCATGTCCAGAACTATCCGGCCCTTCATCTTCTGAGTATGCCTGATCAGATTGGCGGCGGGCACAACTCTTTTGTAAAAGATGAATACGGAAATGATATTTTGATGATCCACGCAATCCCTCTTAAACATTTCCGCAGTGATCCGACGGATATGCGCCGCTATCCGACCTTCCGCACAGTACACTGGGATGCGTACGGAAACCCGCGCTTGGATATGTCACCTGAACGCGAACTGGACCCGCGTTTTGCAGAAATCAAAGCAATGGTGCATGTAAAATAA
- a CDS encoding hypothetical protein (High confidence in function and specificity), which yields MSKFKKVIGVLLAVSVLAAAGGCGQQKSSSSSGTSSSTTKLSGNLNIWAWGADEEAQARKDAIEVFIKEHPELKVTYTVIPTADQVWDQKASAALAAGTAGDVMQMSPDYYGMNTKYYEDLNPFVKKDGINLEDVITPGLLDRYYDADGKLEGLPLHTNCFVMAYNKDMFDKFGVAYPKEGWKISELADWGKKFVSGSGSTETYAIAKHWVMDNLMLYAGGGTPYSDDLSTSNMGSDSIVQALTLYQKLIQEKIMPSDAAQKTIPAETLFVSGKAAMYPMGGFEANQVINDAEENGINIAFTSMPCDPNGNEINVQYATGWAMTKTCQNKEAAWTFIKESSFANEEMGKINARVGIPANKNLANTIYAQTKIGDVGFDNTYYTQHISKAHMNPWGGTLASSGNIWTAMVQEVTLNGKDPAEVVKTNAPKIAKEFASYSFNQKK from the coding sequence ATGTCTAAATTTAAAAAGGTTATTGGAGTTTTGTTGGCTGTTTCTGTTTTGGCTGCAGCAGGCGGCTGCGGACAACAGAAATCATCAAGCTCGTCTGGCACATCAAGTTCCACTACCAAATTGAGTGGAAACCTCAATATTTGGGCATGGGGCGCAGATGAAGAAGCACAGGCCAGAAAAGACGCCATCGAAGTATTTATCAAGGAGCATCCTGAACTTAAAGTAACTTACACAGTCATTCCGACAGCGGATCAGGTATGGGACCAGAAAGCATCTGCTGCATTGGCTGCCGGTACAGCTGGCGATGTCATGCAGATGAGCCCTGACTATTATGGTATGAATACAAAGTATTACGAAGATTTAAACCCATTTGTTAAAAAAGATGGCATCAATCTTGAAGATGTTATAACTCCTGGTCTTCTTGATCGCTATTATGATGCAGACGGGAAGCTTGAAGGTCTTCCGCTTCATACCAATTGCTTTGTAATGGCATATAACAAGGATATGTTCGATAAGTTCGGTGTTGCATATCCGAAGGAAGGCTGGAAGATCTCAGAACTCGCAGATTGGGGCAAAAAGTTTGTAAGCGGCTCAGGTTCAACAGAAACCTACGCGATAGCAAAGCACTGGGTCATGGATAACCTGATGCTTTACGCCGGCGGCGGAACTCCGTACTCGGATGACCTGTCAACTTCCAACATGGGCAGTGATTCCATCGTACAGGCTCTGACCCTTTATCAGAAACTGATTCAGGAAAAAATCATGCCGAGCGATGCAGCACAGAAGACAATTCCGGCTGAGACATTATTCGTTTCCGGAAAAGCAGCTATGTATCCAATGGGTGGCTTCGAGGCTAACCAGGTTATAAACGACGCAGAAGAAAACGGAATTAATATTGCATTTACCAGCATGCCCTGTGATCCTAACGGCAACGAAATCAACGTACAGTACGCAACCGGCTGGGCTATGACAAAGACCTGCCAAAACAAAGAAGCTGCTTGGACATTCATTAAGGAATCCTCTTTTGCAAACGAAGAAATGGGTAAAATCAACGCTCGGGTTGGCATTCCGGCAAACAAGAACCTTGCTAATACAATTTACGCACAGACGAAAATCGGTGATGTCGGGTTTGACAACACTTATTACACACAGCACATTTCCAAAGCTCACATGAATCCTTGGGGCGGCACATTAGCCTCCTCCGGTAACATTTGGACAGCTATGGTTCAGGAAGTAACTCTCAACGGCAAAGACCCGGCAGAAGTCGTTAAAACTAATGCACCGAAGATTGCAAAAGAATTCGCAAGCTATTCATTCAATCAGAAGAAATAA
- a CDS encoding putative secreted protein (Hypothetical protein) → MAKVRGTSNAPMILGIIGGVLGIPGSICSGACAAGLTSLSEGATTEVTNAAGNTFMIIGLIGSILGLVFGILAKKMPIPAGILMLVATVLVGITLVTFSFLNLAVVILFLIGAIISFTQKKETIE, encoded by the coding sequence ATGGCAAAAGTAAGGGGAACCTCAAATGCTCCAATGATTTTGGGGATCATCGGCGGTGTACTCGGTATCCCGGGTTCAATCTGCTCTGGTGCCTGCGCTGCGGGACTTACCAGTCTTTCAGAAGGAGCCACTACCGAAGTTACTAATGCTGCCGGCAACACATTTATGATTATCGGACTGATTGGCAGTATCCTCGGTTTGGTATTTGGCATACTGGCCAAGAAAATGCCTATTCCTGCTGGTATTTTGATGTTGGTTGCAACTGTCCTTGTTGGTATTACGCTTGTAACTTTCAGTTTCTTGAACCTTGCAGTTGTAATTCTATTCCTTATCGGTGCAATTATCTCCTTCACACAGAAGAAAGAAACCATTGAATAA
- a CDS encoding hypothetical protein (High confidence in function and specificity) translates to MNLPITDFLERNAKLYPSEVSLVEINPANQPDRAMTWREYNLIQTTIAERYRREMTWKEFDVKANRFANLLLTRGIKKGDKVAILLMNCLEWLPVYFGILKTGAIAVPLNYRYTAEEIKYCLELAEVKALIFGPEFIGRIEQIFDHIHNVKTLFYVGENVPTFADSYNKLVTYCSSTAPAVEIKEDDDAAIYFSSGTTGFPKAILHAHRALTASCYTEQKHHSQTHEDVFLCIPPLYHTGAKMHWFGSLLTGSKAVLLRGVKPEWVMQAISEERATIVWLLVPWVQDILDAIDRGEIKLEDYRLEQWRLMHIGAQPVPPSLIKRWKKVFPNHQYDTNYGLSESLGPGCVHLGVENIHKVGAIGKAGYQWEAKIVKENGEPTEIGEVGELIVKGPGVMKCYYRNPEATAETIKDGWLYTGDMARMDEDGFIYLVDRKKDVIISGGENIYPVQIEDFLRAHKDIKDAAVIGLPDDRLGELAAAIIELKDGAKCTEEDINEFCLDLPRYKRPRKIIFAKVPRNPTGKIEKPLLREKYRVQRLVEAETTK, encoded by the coding sequence ATGAATTTGCCGATAACAGATTTTTTGGAAAGGAACGCAAAGCTTTATCCATCGGAAGTAAGTCTTGTTGAAATCAATCCGGCAAATCAGCCGGACCGTGCCATGACGTGGAGAGAATACAATCTCATTCAGACGACGATAGCAGAGCGATACCGCCGTGAGATGACATGGAAGGAATTTGATGTAAAGGCAAACCGCTTTGCGAATTTGCTTTTAACACGGGGTATTAAAAAGGGTGACAAGGTTGCTATTCTTTTGATGAACTGCCTTGAATGGCTGCCTGTTTATTTTGGTATTTTAAAAACCGGAGCCATCGCCGTCCCTTTGAATTATAGGTATACTGCAGAAGAGATAAAGTACTGCCTGGAACTTGCCGAAGTCAAAGCGCTTATATTTGGGCCGGAGTTTATAGGGCGTATTGAGCAGATTTTTGATCACATTCATAATGTAAAGACGTTATTCTATGTCGGCGAAAATGTCCCCACTTTTGCCGACAGCTATAACAAGCTTGTCACTTATTGCTCGTCAACCGCTCCCGCTGTTGAAATAAAGGAAGATGACGACGCGGCAATATATTTTTCATCAGGCACAACTGGTTTTCCAAAGGCAATACTCCACGCGCACAGGGCTTTGACTGCATCCTGCTATACGGAACAAAAGCACCACTCTCAAACACATGAAGATGTATTTTTATGTATACCTCCCCTTTATCATACAGGCGCCAAAATGCACTGGTTCGGCAGCCTTCTAACCGGCAGCAAAGCAGTTTTGCTGCGGGGCGTGAAACCGGAATGGGTTATGCAGGCGATATCGGAGGAAAGGGCCACCATCGTTTGGCTGCTCGTGCCGTGGGTTCAGGATATCCTCGACGCAATAGATAGAGGGGAAATAAAACTTGAGGACTATCGGCTTGAACAATGGAGGCTAATGCATATAGGAGCGCAGCCTGTCCCGCCGAGCCTTATTAAGCGCTGGAAAAAGGTTTTCCCGAATCATCAGTATGACACGAATTACGGCCTTAGCGAATCATTAGGTCCGGGCTGTGTTCACCTCGGTGTAGAAAATATACATAAGGTCGGGGCCATCGGGAAAGCAGGTTATCAGTGGGAAGCAAAGATAGTCAAAGAGAACGGCGAACCCACAGAAATAGGTGAAGTCGGCGAACTTATCGTAAAAGGCCCCGGGGTTATGAAATGCTATTATAGAAATCCTGAGGCGACTGCGGAGACAATCAAGGACGGATGGCTTTATACCGGTGATATGGCTCGGATGGACGAAGATGGCTTTATCTATCTTGTAGACCGCAAGAAGGACGTTATAATTTCCGGCGGCGAAAATATCTATCCTGTGCAGATTGAAGATTTTCTGCGCGCTCATAAGGACATAAAGGATGCAGCTGTAATAGGGCTTCCTGATGACCGTCTCGGGGAACTCGCAGCAGCGATTATTGAACTTAAGGACGGTGCTAAATGCACTGAAGAGGATATAAATGAGTTCTGCCTTGACCTTCCGCGCTATAAGCGTCCGAGAAAAATAATATTTGCCAAAGTTCCCAGGAATCCAACCGGAAAAATTGAAAAGCCGCTTCTTCGCGAAAAATATCGCGTACAGCGCCTTGTAGAGGCAGAGACGACAAAATAA
- a CDS encoding hypothetical protein (High confidence in function and specificity): MKNFTVNAAAPTFELPHYWEKCVGSCHAYTALREDYRSQLRKAHEEAGFQYVRFHGLLDDDMSVVFRSRDGKLIYNFFNIDSICDFLLSIGMKPFLELGFMPGVLASTNTTCFHYKGNVSKPKDYNQWDTLIEKLASHLVERYGINEVSNWYFEVWNEPNLKFFYEGTQDDYFELYEHTARAIKKVNPALRVGGPATACNGWIADLIHFCEANSVPLDFVSTHHYPTDDPLWESGMSLDEAIQKFMKNNKDDASEKKIYYKRGILTEMIHTAKKEAGNYPLYYTEWNSSAQLPDEVHDLPYSSSLVAKTVIDNIGLVEAYSFWTFTDIFEENGQLPGEFHGGFGLQTVHGIPKPTYRVFQLLHMLGDQQLPRIEEQGSVGMIATTQENELRILAYNHNVLGEEIETEHVHLTIQNREVSGAEIIYVDETHGNAYAEWKRMGSPEYPNSDQMEALKQASEIKPMPLKVDKTTDGAVIDFDLVPYAVAYLRIY; the protein is encoded by the coding sequence ATGAAAAACTTTACTGTCAACGCAGCTGCACCAACGTTTGAATTGCCGCATTACTGGGAAAAATGTGTCGGCTCCTGCCACGCATACACAGCTTTGCGGGAAGATTACCGCTCACAACTGCGCAAGGCACATGAGGAAGCCGGTTTTCAGTATGTGCGCTTTCATGGCTTGCTTGACGACGATATGAGTGTCGTCTTCCGCAGCCGCGACGGTAAGCTAATTTACAATTTTTTCAACATTGATTCTATCTGTGATTTCCTGCTCAGCATCGGTATGAAACCCTTTCTTGAACTCGGATTCATGCCGGGAGTGCTCGCCTCAACAAACACGACTTGTTTCCACTACAAGGGCAACGTGTCAAAGCCAAAGGACTACAATCAATGGGATACTTTGATTGAAAAGCTCGCATCACATTTGGTCGAACGTTATGGGATCAATGAAGTGAGCAATTGGTATTTTGAAGTTTGGAATGAACCGAACCTCAAGTTTTTCTATGAAGGAACCCAGGACGATTATTTTGAACTTTATGAACATACTGCAAGAGCAATTAAAAAGGTAAACCCCGCTCTGCGAGTAGGAGGCCCCGCAACAGCCTGCAACGGCTGGATTGCAGATTTAATCCATTTCTGTGAAGCAAATTCAGTACCTCTCGACTTCGTTTCCACACATCACTACCCTACGGATGACCCACTTTGGGAATCCGGAATGTCTCTTGATGAAGCCATCCAAAAATTTATGAAGAACAACAAAGATGACGCTTCAGAAAAGAAGATTTACTACAAGCGTGGAATCCTTACAGAAATGATTCACACAGCAAAAAAGGAAGCAGGCAACTATCCTCTGTATTACACAGAGTGGAATAGTTCAGCACAGTTGCCGGACGAGGTACATGACCTGCCATACAGCTCATCGCTGGTGGCCAAAACTGTTATTGACAATATTGGTCTGGTAGAGGCTTATTCCTTCTGGACCTTTACTGATATTTTTGAAGAAAACGGACAGCTTCCCGGAGAATTTCATGGCGGCTTTGGTTTGCAGACTGTGCATGGAATTCCCAAACCAACTTACCGCGTTTTCCAGCTTCTACATATGCTTGGCGATCAGCAACTGCCCCGCATAGAGGAACAGGGTTCCGTTGGTATGATTGCAACAACGCAGGAGAATGAGCTGCGTATTCTTGCATATAACCATAATGTGTTGGGCGAAGAGATCGAAACCGAGCATGTGCATTTGACAATACAAAACCGTGAAGTTTCTGGCGCCGAAATTATTTATGTAGATGAAACGCACGGAAACGCATATGCAGAGTGGAAGCGTATGGGATCACCGGAATATCCAAATTCCGACCAGATGGAAGCTTTGAAGCAGGCATCAGAAATCAAACCAATGCCGTTGAAAGTGGACAAAACAACAGACGGTGCTGTAATTGATTTTGACCTGGTGCCTTATGCAGTTGCATACCTTCGCATATATTAA
- the yesP gene encoding putative ABC transporter permease protein YesP (High confidence in function and specificity): MKRNKLTKTELRSAINFYAYISPWLIGFIVLTAYPMVASLYLSFTNSDMGEKADFIGLQNFIHAFTEDQQFLISFKNTLVYVLLFVPSSLIISFLIGWLLSRNIKGLGFFRTVFYLPYITSGVAVTILWGWIFNGNYGLINYLLSLIGIKGPDWLGNSHTALYCIVVMSLWSIGNNIIIMLAGIQDIPKSYYESAEIDGASTLRQVFSITIPLLTPTIYFNLIISIIGAFQIFNQPYILTKGGPVDATRTVAMVIFQNAFQYSRMGYASCVAWCLFVVIMVITVIIQQSSKKWVFYDN, encoded by the coding sequence ATGAAAAGAAATAAACTTACGAAAACCGAATTACGCAGTGCAATTAATTTCTATGCGTATATCTCACCATGGCTGATAGGTTTTATCGTATTAACTGCCTATCCTATGGTTGCATCGCTGTACTTGTCATTCACTAATTCTGATATGGGTGAAAAAGCTGATTTTATAGGATTGCAGAATTTTATTCATGCATTCACAGAAGATCAGCAGTTCCTGATTTCCTTTAAAAACACCTTGGTTTATGTCCTTTTGTTTGTACCATCGAGTTTAATAATATCCTTCCTGATCGGTTGGCTGTTAAGCCGAAATATTAAAGGACTTGGCTTTTTCAGGACTGTTTTCTATTTGCCGTATATCACCTCTGGTGTTGCCGTTACCATCCTTTGGGGTTGGATTTTCAACGGAAACTATGGCCTTATAAACTACCTCCTCTCATTGATCGGTATTAAAGGGCCCGACTGGCTTGGCAACAGTCACACGGCACTTTACTGCATCGTAGTTATGAGCCTTTGGTCCATTGGTAACAACATTATCATTATGCTGGCTGGAATTCAGGATATCCCGAAATCTTATTATGAAAGTGCCGAAATTGACGGTGCCAGCACACTGAGGCAGGTATTTTCTATCACTATTCCTCTTTTGACCCCAACAATTTACTTCAACCTGATTATCAGTATTATCGGCGCTTTCCAGATATTCAACCAACCATATATTCTGACAAAAGGCGGCCCGGTAGACGCAACCCGAACTGTGGCCATGGTAATATTCCAAAACGCATTCCAGTATAGCAGAATGGGATATGCCTCCTGTGTCGCATGGTGCCTGTTTGTTGTCATTATGGTAATAACCGTTATTATCCAGCAATCATCGAAAAAATGGGTCTTCTATGACAACTAA
- a CDS encoding hypothetical protein (Family membership), which yields MYELEQKLANIQRDNLYTVIKVLKEGNFGRTEKVVNANGWIFVRKYFYEDSGQTENEYSILSRLSHPLLPKVYDHYELAGQKVLIEEYIDGVRLSDVISRNGRLPFYTALGITLQLCSVVEFLHSQKPNPVIHRDIKPDNIILQPNGQIKLIDFGAARNFNSVKNRDTVLIGTVGYAPPEQFGFGQTDCRADIYAIGKTLTHMLTGIAPERGKNNIPSNNKFPPQLIKIIKKATEFDPDHRYVSVKELSKAIKGLIPSRIIKNNNVFGNIKPPKRIYPVYCNLPNPVKILLMPFHALLALILIFGCGGDMFTPTGFGFRDDLLKILNDLDFALLCILPPYILGFNLFNLNERIKFFNKNRQIKKIVIVIVLILIAGILSSCFESYHTAAYIKSTNSAVS from the coding sequence ATGTACGAGCTTGAACAAAAGCTTGCAAACATACAAAGAGACAATTTATATACTGTAATTAAAGTTTTAAAGGAAGGCAATTTCGGTCGTACCGAAAAGGTCGTGAACGCCAACGGATGGATATTTGTCCGAAAATACTTTTACGAAGATTCCGGACAGACTGAAAACGAATACAGCATACTGTCAAGACTTTCACACCCCCTCCTTCCAAAGGTATATGACCATTATGAGCTTGCCGGACAGAAAGTGCTTATTGAAGAATACATAGATGGTGTAAGACTCTCTGATGTTATAAGCAGAAACGGACGTCTGCCGTTTTACACAGCACTCGGCATTACTCTGCAGCTTTGCTCAGTTGTTGAATTTCTGCACAGTCAGAAGCCCAATCCGGTCATACACAGGGACATAAAACCTGACAACATTATTCTTCAGCCAAATGGGCAGATTAAATTAATTGATTTCGGTGCGGCACGCAATTTCAATTCCGTTAAAAATAGGGATACGGTGCTGATCGGGACAGTGGGATACGCTCCTCCTGAACAATTCGGATTCGGTCAGACTGACTGCCGTGCGGATATATATGCCATAGGCAAGACACTGACACATATGCTCACCGGTATTGCCCCTGAAAGAGGAAAAAACAATATACCGTCAAATAATAAATTTCCCCCTCAGCTTATCAAAATCATTAAAAAGGCAACAGAGTTTGACCCTGACCACAGATATGTAAGCGTAAAAGAGCTCTCTAAAGCAATAAAAGGTCTCATACCTTCAAGAATCATTAAGAACAATAATGTTTTTGGAAATATAAAACCGCCTAAAAGAATTTATCCAGTTTACTGCAATTTGCCGAATCCTGTGAAAATATTACTTATGCCGTTTCATGCCTTATTGGCTTTAATCCTAATTTTCGGCTGCGGGGGTGATATGTTTACACCAACGGGGTTTGGCTTTAGGGATGACCTTCTTAAAATCCTAAATGATTTGGATTTTGCACTTTTATGTATACTGCCGCCTTATATCTTGGGTTTTAATCTATTTAACCTAAACGAAAGGATAAAATTTTTCAATAAAAATAGACAAATTAAGAAAATAGTAATTGTAATTGTATTAATCCTGATTGCTGGTATCCTGTCAAGTTGTTTTGAGTCTTATCACACAGCAGCTTACATAAAATCAACAAATTCAGCTGTCAGCTAA
- a CDS encoding hypothetical protein (High confidence in function and specificity) has translation MARTISKSTSRRIELIIIGIILGICTIICIFPFIWMISTSLKSTAEAYSFPPTLIPKRPMFSNFKNGFAKADFVQFTKNTIFLTLVCTVGTVISSAVVAYGFARFKARGSNILFLCLMGTIMLPTQVTLVPQYLLYYKLGMVDTYWPMIVPAWLGGGAFNIFLYRQFFLSLPKELNEAATIDGANSWQTFFHIILPSVKPVSLAVAVMSLVYNWNDFYTPLIYLNTTSKFTVSIGLQFLNSSMGTTKIGQMMAVALVTLLPVLVIFFVCQKYFVQGIKMSGLKS, from the coding sequence ATGGCAAGAACAATTTCCAAAAGTACATCACGTCGAATTGAGCTTATTATTATCGGGATTATATTGGGTATCTGTACTATAATTTGCATATTCCCGTTTATCTGGATGATCAGTACATCGCTGAAATCCACTGCAGAAGCATATTCGTTTCCGCCTACACTAATACCTAAAAGGCCTATGTTTTCCAACTTTAAAAATGGATTTGCCAAGGCAGACTTTGTGCAGTTTACGAAAAATACTATTTTCCTGACTTTGGTCTGCACCGTCGGTACAGTCATTTCTTCGGCAGTAGTCGCGTACGGTTTTGCACGTTTTAAGGCAAGAGGTTCCAATATTCTCTTCCTGTGCCTCATGGGAACCATTATGCTGCCTACACAAGTCACACTGGTTCCTCAGTACCTGCTGTATTATAAACTTGGCATGGTAGATACTTACTGGCCGATGATTGTTCCTGCATGGCTGGGCGGCGGCGCTTTTAACATTTTCCTTTACAGGCAGTTCTTTTTGTCCCTGCCAAAGGAGCTTAATGAAGCTGCTACAATAGACGGAGCAAATTCCTGGCAGACTTTCTTCCACATCATTCTACCGTCAGTAAAACCTGTTTCTTTGGCAGTCGCAGTTATGTCACTCGTTTATAACTGGAATGACTTTTACACTCCTTTGATTTACCTGAATACCACGTCCAAATTTACTGTAAGCATTGGTCTCCAGTTCCTGAATAGCTCAATGGGCACAACAAAGATTGGACAGATGATGGCTGTTGCATTAGTTACACTTCTGCCGGTTCTTGTAATATTCTTTGTCTGTCAGAAATATTTTGTACAAGGAATTAAGATGTCCGGCTTGAAGTCATAA
- a CDS encoding putative secreted protein (Hypothetical protein) codes for MKTHKILSLIVSAALTVALAGTISGCNFAGTSSADSAIGESSSITSSAESVTSSATESSSNATSSKTGSNKKQSNNTASSKKTILQKLILTKFQMA; via the coding sequence ATGAAAACACATAAAATTCTTTCTTTGATCGTCAGCGCTGCCCTTACAGTTGCTTTGGCTGGGACAATTAGCGGTTGCAACTTCGCAGGGACGAGTTCTGCCGACTCTGCAATTGGAGAATCATCAAGTATCACATCTTCGGCAGAATCTGTCACATCATCAGCCACAGAATCTTCATCAAATGCTACTTCATCAAAGACAGGGTCTAACAAAAAGCAATCAAACAATACAGCATCCTCGAAAAAAACTATATTACAAAAGCTGATTTTGACAAAATTTCAAATGGCATGA
- a CDS encoding putative membrane protein (Hypothetical protein), whose protein sequence is MYPYIHFIGGEVISSYNLMAGLGLIAGILVFYRISKEKNVPTKIVDNMPVLFVLIIISAAVSSIFLNNFEHNSWNFSSLKAFVSGFTFYGGLLGGGLTAIVGSAVICKRKFPLYFMLDILSVCLMIGHAIGRIGCFLGGCCYGKAANTIFTVPYPINGAWVRVYPTQLYESLFLFLLFLYSYRHLANSFGRYLIFYGTFRFFIEFLRGDDRGIEILLSPSQWISLMLITAGIFVLKAEITEKRRKTVHC, encoded by the coding sequence ATGTACCCCTATATCCACTTTATCGGCGGTGAAGTAATTTCATCATACAATCTTATGGCAGGACTTGGACTTATTGCAGGAATTCTGGTCTTCTACAGAATTTCAAAAGAGAAAAATGTTCCTACAAAAATCGTAGACAATATGCCAGTGCTGTTTGTATTGATTATTATTTCAGCCGCTGTTTCATCAATTTTTTTAAATAACTTTGAACACAACAGCTGGAATTTTAGCAGCCTGAAAGCTTTTGTTTCAGGTTTTACATTCTATGGCGGATTACTCGGCGGAGGTCTGACAGCAATTGTCGGCTCCGCCGTTATCTGCAAAAGAAAATTTCCGCTTTATTTTATGCTCGATATACTGTCAGTCTGCCTGATGATAGGACATGCAATCGGCAGGATCGGATGCTTTCTGGGTGGCTGTTGTTACGGAAAGGCAGCAAATACTATTTTCACCGTTCCATATCCTATAAACGGCGCTTGGGTTCGCGTCTATCCGACTCAGCTCTATGAAAGCCTGTTTTTGTTCCTGCTATTTCTGTATTCATATAGGCACTTAGCAAATTCCTTTGGACGATACCTAATTTTTTACGGAACTTTTCGCTTCTTTATCGAGTTCCTCCGCGGCGATGACCGGGGAATCGAGATTCTTCTTTCACCTTCTCAATGGATTTCATTAATGCTGATAACAGCGGGAATCTTTGTTTTAAAGGCGGAAATTACTGAAAAGCGTCGGAAAACCGTACATTGCTAA